A window from Gottschalkiaceae bacterium SANA encodes these proteins:
- a CDS encoding zinc ribbon domain-containing protein YjdM, giving the protein MSLPNCPKCNSEYTYEDGNLLVCPECAHEWSALAVEAEEETEKVYRDANGNVLQDGDTVVMIKDLKVKGSSNALKKGTKVKNIRLVDGDHDIDCKIDGFGAMGLKSEFVKKI; this is encoded by the coding sequence ATGAGTTTACCAAATTGTCCGAAGTGTAATTCGGAATATACCTATGAAGATGGAAACCTATTAGTTTGCCCAGAGTGCGCCCATGAATGGTCTGCCCTTGCAGTCGAAGCTGAGGAAGAGACTGAAAAAGTTTATCGCGATGCCAATGGCAATGTTTTGCAGGATGGCGATACGGTTGTGATGATCAAAGATCTGAAGGTGAAAGGTTCATCTAACGCATTGAAAAAAGGAACCAAGGTGAAAAATATCCGCTTGGTTGATGGCGACCATGACATTGATTGCAAGATCGATGGATTTGGCGCAATGGGTTTGAAATCGGAGTTTGTAAAGAAGATATAA
- a CDS encoding VIT1/CCC1 transporter family protein: protein MEERKVIDPDIMKRLLREQGDEITAHHIYLDIAKLVKEEENKEIIQRIAVNEKKHYEWLKILTGRDVKMNRWKRFFYVWVIRIFGLTFGIKLLEKDEIREMQDFKELGEEFPGFDEILLNGEQREQELIDMIDEDRLRYMGSVVLGLNDALIELTGALAGYTFAFQNTKLIAVTGLITGISGSLSMIASQYLSSRQEGGRDAVKSMLYTGSAFVLTVISMVSPFFIFKNPYISLATTFAVAIFIIFIFNYYISVAKGYVFKKRFFEMAAISLGVAGISFIIGMIIKRYIGLDI from the coding sequence ATGGAAGAAAGAAAAGTAATTGACCCGGATATCATGAAACGATTATTGCGTGAACAAGGAGATGAAATTACAGCCCATCATATTTATTTAGATATTGCAAAACTTGTTAAGGAAGAGGAAAACAAAGAAATTATTCAGCGGATTGCTGTCAATGAGAAAAAACACTATGAATGGTTGAAAATTCTGACGGGCAGGGACGTGAAAATGAACCGGTGGAAACGATTCTTTTACGTTTGGGTGATTCGCATCTTTGGATTGACCTTTGGAATTAAGCTACTAGAAAAAGATGAAATACGAGAGATGCAAGATTTTAAGGAGTTGGGTGAGGAATTTCCTGGATTTGATGAGATCTTATTGAATGGAGAGCAGCGGGAGCAGGAATTAATCGATATGATTGATGAGGATCGACTCCGCTATATGGGATCGGTGGTATTGGGGCTCAATGACGCTTTGATTGAATTAACCGGTGCATTAGCTGGTTATACCTTTGCTTTTCAAAACACAAAGTTGATTGCGGTCACTGGTTTGATTACAGGAATCAGTGGTTCCCTATCCATGATTGCTAGTCAATATCTTTCTTCTCGCCAGGAGGGCGGGCGAGATGCCGTGAAATCTATGCTTTATACGGGATCTGCTTTTGTACTCACTGTGATTTCCATGGTGTCGCCTTTCTTTATCTTCAAGAATCCCTATATCAGCTTGGCTACAACCTTCGCTGTTGCGATTTTTATTATTTTCATATTTAATTACTATATTTCAGTGGCCAAAGGTTATGTCTTCAAAAAACGCTTCTTTGAAATGGCGGCTATTTCCCTCGGTGTTGCGGGAATTTCATTTATTATTGGCATGATCATCAAGCGCTATATTGGTCTTGATATTTAA
- a CDS encoding NAD(P)-dependent alcohol dehydrogenase, translating to MKAIVASKYGPPEVMRLEDVVKPTIKPDELLIRIHATTVSAGDCELRRFEMPILFWLPLRIFMGIRRPKYVLGTEVAGVVKLVGEQGSRFQVGDPVTAFTGFRFGAYAEYISLPVDGMIIKKPENMSFEESAAIHIGGLNALGFLRKAGIKKGDSVLIYGASGSIGTFAVQIARILGAEVTAVCSQKHHEVIRSIGADHIIDYKKEDYAAHEKRYDCVFDAVGKDGLFHGLKVVKAKGVYIQASPKFLHTILAPWISVFARKKVLLNPPGERVSDLVELKGLIEAGELRSVMDRSYPLEEIVEAHRYVEEGHKQGNVAIRVIDEGTD from the coding sequence ATGAAGGCAATTGTTGCGAGTAAATATGGCCCACCCGAGGTTATGAGACTTGAGGACGTGGTAAAACCAACGATTAAACCTGATGAGTTATTAATTCGTATCCATGCAACAACGGTTTCGGCAGGGGATTGCGAACTTCGTCGCTTTGAGATGCCGATTCTTTTCTGGCTACCCCTAAGAATCTTTATGGGGATCCGCAGGCCAAAATATGTTTTAGGAACAGAAGTGGCTGGTGTGGTTAAGCTTGTGGGTGAGCAGGGTTCCCGATTTCAAGTTGGGGATCCAGTAACGGCATTTACCGGATTTCGGTTTGGCGCTTATGCGGAGTATATTAGCTTGCCTGTGGATGGCATGATTATCAAGAAACCGGAAAACATGAGTTTTGAAGAATCTGCAGCTATCCATATAGGCGGATTAAACGCCCTGGGCTTCTTGCGAAAAGCTGGAATCAAGAAGGGAGATTCTGTCTTGATTTATGGCGCATCGGGCAGTATTGGAACCTTTGCTGTGCAAATTGCAAGGATTTTGGGTGCTGAGGTAACGGCGGTTTGCAGCCAAAAGCATCATGAAGTGATTCGATCCATCGGTGCGGATCATATCATCGATTATAAGAAGGAAGACTATGCGGCGCATGAAAAGCGCTATGATTGTGTTTTTGATGCGGTGGGAAAAGACGGTTTGTTTCACGGATTGAAAGTCGTGAAAGCAAAGGGGGTTTATATCCAGGCAAGTCCTAAGTTTTTGCATACGATTCTTGCCCCTTGGATTTCTGTATTTGCCAGAAAGAAAGTTCTGTTGAATCCACCAGGAGAACGGGTGTCCGATTTAGTGGAACTAAAAGGCTTAATCGAAGCCGGTGAACTGCGATCGGTTATGGATCGATCGTATCCTCTTGAGGAGATTGTGGAGGCTCATCGATATGTGGAAGAAGGGCACAAGCAGGGTAACGTTGCGATTCGGGTCATTGATGAAGGAACTGATTAA
- the sigV gene encoding RNA polymerase sigma factor SigV: MSTARKNHLLLIEYIKTHQEQFYRIAYSYAKNQQDALDIVQASVEKALRASKGIKEVKYLSTWFTRILINTSIDVLRKRKREVLSDTMEDWIGGIREEREEHLDLYDALDLLQAEEKTLMILRYFEDLKFQDIAEVMDMNINTVKTKTYSIIKKLRIQMECEVDR; this comes from the coding sequence ATGTCGACAGCAAGGAAGAATCATCTTTTATTAATCGAATATATCAAGACTCATCAAGAGCAGTTTTACCGTATTGCTTATTCTTATGCAAAAAATCAGCAAGATGCCTTGGATATTGTGCAGGCGTCGGTGGAAAAGGCTTTACGTGCCTCAAAGGGAATCAAGGAAGTAAAATATCTCTCTACTTGGTTTACTCGAATACTGATTAATACCAGTATTGATGTTTTGCGAAAACGCAAGCGAGAGGTGCTGAGTGATACCATGGAAGACTGGATTGGCGGGATAAGAGAAGAGCGAGAAGAACACTTGGATCTTTATGACGCCTTGGATCTTTTGCAAGCGGAAGAGAAGACTTTGATGATTCTTCGATATTTCGAGGATCTCAAGTTTCAGGATATTGCTGAAGTGATGGATATGAATATCAATACGGTAAAAACCAAGACCTATTCCATCATAAAAAAACTGAGAATTCAAATGGAATGCGAGGTGGATCGGTAA